The Xiphophorus hellerii strain 12219 chromosome 7, Xiphophorus_hellerii-4.1, whole genome shotgun sequence nucleotide sequence TTAGAAACCGTTAGCATGTTGGCTGAAGACGTTGTGCAGTTTTAAGGTTATTTTCCCCTTATTTCAGGCCAGCGGGCAGCTACACTTTATCTTACATTATACATTTAGTCAAGTACTGGTCCATTgtacatataaaaaattaatataCATTTGCTTTAGTACTGTATGTTAAgtttgtgattatttattttgattaatgtGTCATTTTGTACATAATtcttatctgattaatcattaaaataataaattactgaaataatcaataaaaatagtttACTCCTATTACAGCAGGTGGAAAGCCCTGAGAACTCATTGAAAACTGTACGCAGCTGTGATGGTATTAGGACTGCAGCTAACGATTATGTCAGTAATTTATTATTCCatcaattattattttgattttaattaattggataagaaaaattggcacattctgctgatttttgtCTAATAAGACtgtttttatacaatattagaaatacattaaatgatgcaaataaacaaaaatgtaattcctttttaaaataagaaaataaacattttattgtgtaaaatgtaataacagcatttctttaatgttcgcttgatcatttgtagcaaaggattgTTTTGGTTAAATTGTGGCTTACTTATTGTTGAGTGTGTTGTTTCTTCAGCAAAGCTCCTTTTTTGAGTCGGTGTACCTCAttttatgattaattgattatcaGATTAGttaacgattatttcaataattgattcgtcacgattaatctgattaatcgtttcctGGATGGTAGAAATATGAAGTTTAGCTAACATGTTCCAGAACTTGAGTGTTTGGATCAATGTTCCTGATGCTCCTTACAGATGGACCTCTGGGTCTGTAGAAGCTATTTACTTTCCACCTGGACCAGGTCTGGTTCTGTTTTGGTCCGTTTTCATTCAATGTTCTGCTAAGCTAAGAGCAATCCACTACTCAgattagtcattttaaaaatcacttttatgaCCAACTCAATTAAATTTCCATGTGAGAGTTCATGTCTGTGTGACCGGGTTCTCCTCATGTGTCTATGTATTCTGTTGCGGTTCTGACCTGGACCCAGTCGGCTCCTTCAGGTTAAACAAACTCTGCAGCAGTTTTccttcctccagctcctcctccctCATCAGCTGCAGAACCAACAGAGTCGCCACCAGCCTCCGGATGCCTGTGTTGGCCTTCGCACCTTTAACATAAACATCCACACGGTTCAGTTACAACACTGGAGTAAAACAAAAGTAGACTGAGATTTAAAACCAccaagtttattttaatctttctctagaacagtggttcccaaagattttcttctgggcccccttatggattacaataaaatcccctcaccccccaaaaaagaaaaaaaaagaatcaactggacacacacatcgttcaaccagacataaacctctaagcatattttgttttcaaactccactgaagtttatttcacacttcaggatgcaacaaaacaaactacaaacatctttacagtgaaacacttttgcgtaactgttttttcttttcattcatctATACCGCTTCTCGcgccccccctgcaatggcacagtgcccccctagggggcgcgccccacactttgagaaccactgctctagaagataaatagtaaaaaaaattagatcaaTGAACATCTTAACGCTAACAGCTCTTCCACACAGAGCTTAATGTGAACGCTCACCCAGAGAATGAATGCCTTTGTTCTTCAGGAACACGTTAGCAAACGCATCCACGTTGACATTGACCAGTTTTCCCAGCTCAACAGTTAACTCCCAGTATCCGTCCTGCAGCACACAGAAGATTAACACAAGTTACAACTCAGAAAggttgaaactaaatatttttgctcaataaaatcaacaaaaacttAATCATTTGTTTCTGCATCCATGACATTTAGAGAGAAAAGTGCAGTTGTGACAAAAGCAGGAAATATCTCATTAACATACATAATAAACAATCTTATACAAAGTATTGAGGCTTATGGGACACTACAGGTAATGTTGAAGCATATTGAGACTGATCAATTCAGATCAATTCACTGCAGATCTTACAGCATGTTTTACGTTTGCTTGGAACATTTGAAGAAACTgatattctttaaaataacaaagacCTCTATAATAATAACATTGTTTGGACCTCATAGCAACAACTACCTGACTCCAGTAATGTAGAGTTAGATACGAGTCCATCTGTCCAACAGCTAAATATTAGTCCAAACAGTAGCAAATTGTAACGCTTGTTACATTTTCTTACGGTGCAGTTTGCTTTCGCTCTGCACCATCATACGATCGAAACTAAtagaaaaacctgttcccctcttcgtctgtggtggtgctgcaccaagaaccgctgaaggaaatgacacaaaaacttctgaaaaagaAGCTGAGTGCATCTTCcttcttcagaaaatgtaaataaaaatggagtagaatcagattttagcggttgtaggatttctcttctgTCGTTGATAAAAGACCACGAGTCATTTCTCCTACTACCTCCAGACACgcatttgttttagttgtatttaccccgaatgccctgcactatcgtccgcttcctgcttttggagcggtctctggttcGCGTGGCGTTCGCATTCAAACCACACCAGAAgtcacttcaaccgaactgagACAGAAGTTTGTAGATGGACCAGAGTTCAGGTTTTTGGttcacatcagagtttgattattCACActtacacaaacaaacaggactttctagacaaacataCTGGAATTGAGCAGAAGTTTTTattacttaataaaataaaatatagatggagatctttttttatgtttgattcaTGATACAAGTTTCTTCTCTGAGCTTTGGACCAATTTAAACAACGGAGTAAAACATCTTACCGCCTGCTAGGGGTTGAACCAAttagtcgactagtcgactcAAGGACGTCTCgcgagtttttacatttcatgtcaaCTAGTCGCAGTCATGTGATTGCCGGTGGTGACAGCCTGTGCTGATCTGACAGCACAGTATACGTcacaagacacaagaaaaataagttaatacattagtttaaatgatatgtagatggatgcatatttgtggttttacagtgtttttaaaaggagatgGAGTTGCAGCTGCAGTCCACTACAAAACACGAGCCGTCTAAAACTCGCCCCCTTCCCGCTAAGGATGTCACTTAGCCGGCTCGCGAGTGTCTTTGTCGCAACGATTTAACTAATACATTATGATGttatgttgctgattaaataaagatcTGTGGTAATGACagctgctgattaaataaaagccTGTAGTTGGTAATGACAGTGTATACTTGTTTGACATATATATAGCCGTGAGTTCGTGCTAAGAATGACACTTCGTGCTTAGAAGTGTCAGAAGTGTATGACACTCTGACAGCAGATCTGACAGAACACTGGCTACAAAATGGCGTCTTCAAAACAGATCGAGGACAAGCCCACATCTTGTCAAACAGGTAGAAATTACTGGGTCCTTGTATGACAATGTGCTCTTAGCGAACTCTTAGCGAAGAGAATACTGACAGCGAGTGAACTTTATTTACCCCCCGTCCCCCCCTGCCCCCGTGCCacctctttttattgtttttacatgccATCTAAAAGATGTGCGTTTCCTTTTGAATGTTGGTTTCCCAGAAActtattatttatcataaactatcccgatgttttgttgtttcacttgttGCTGTTCTGTGTAAATGCCGTATTTTTCCGTGAAAACGGGTAATAAAGCCTGTACGTTACTCCAAAGCTTTGCGTCTTGCGTTGCTATGACGTCACAACGACTAGTCAACTCGACATCGACTCAACTTTTATCATGTTGACGTTGactagaaaatatcttaaatcgttcaatctgctgagtcagcagagcTTCCTGCCGCGCATCGGGCGGAGGAGAAGCAGGTGGTTTCGTTGAATTCAGCTGTAACCAAACGGGATCCGTTCATAACAAGTTCGGCTTGTGATGTTCCAAAAGCACCATGTAGTCAGTGTGATAATTTGACTCCTATAGTAACTATCCAGAGATCATCAGCATCAGCcggtgtttagaaaaaaaaagtcagacccgactttgtgcaacaaacttttCCCCGCTGCTCACGAAGAATCTCTAGACTTAGTAAAAGCAGGAgaaggggagagagagagagtgtgtgtgtgtgtgtgtgtgtgtgtgtgtggggggggggggggtcaatATTTGCCgtgaaaatagctaataaaGCCTCCAAGTAGTTGTGAAGGGTTTTTGCGCTTACGTCACTACGACGTCACCGCGACTAGTCGACATCGACTCGACTATTATCATGATGTAGTcgaccttaaaaaatatgtagtcgTTCAACCCCTACCGCCTGCTGCAGTTGGAAGATCTTAATCCACTTCAGCTTCTGCTCTTCTGGGTCTGGAGCTCTGCACCAACAACACACAGCACAAAAGACTCAATTACAGGTAATAAGATGGAAAATATCAGCTCAGTGCTTATAAAGATAGAATGGTTTGTGTGTTCAAGAACTCACTCAAAGGATGGATGATGTGGCTGTACATCATATGCTTGACAAACCAGACCATCCGTTAGATTTGAACTTAATGCACAGAAGGGCCTGTGAAGAAGACTAGGGGGAGGTAGTGGAGCTTCACTGGCCactggaggtggaggaggagctcCACTGGGCcctggaggtggaggagctccaCTGGGTcctggaggtggaggtggagttCCATTTTGCACTGCaactggaggaggaggagctccACTGGGTcctggaggtggaggtggagttCCATTTTGCACTGCaactggaggaggaggagctccACTGGGTCCTGGAGCTAGAGGAGCCCCTTTGCGCattggaggtggaggtggacgACCTCCTCTAGTTACTTGAAGGGGAGGTAGTGAAGCTTCACTAAATACTTGAAGAGATAGTGGTGAAGCTACTCTGCGGTCCAGTTGGATGGAGCCCACTTCAGAGAGAGGTGTTGGAGCGCCATTGCGCACTCGACTTAAATCTCTAAGAAAACTAAGACGATGGGGAGGTTTTGGATCAGATTCTGGAACCTGATACAACATTGTGCGTCCTCCATTGCATTGGAATGCTGAGAGTTCCTCTTCTTGGTTTGCAAAACATTCAGATTCTAAACGTGTCAAAGGAGCTTCGCCTGCAGAATCAGGTGTGGCTTTCTGCTGTACAGCACTACGTTCTGTAAGTGACACCCTGGAAAAAATGGAGCCTGTACTTGGAGATTCAGATAATGAGAGAGGTTTCCCAAATAATCCTGGACTTATTTTGGCAAGAGAGCTTGTTTTGGACCAATCCCCTGATAATGGCTGAACTGATGATGAAAATAGCGAAGATGATTTCAAAGAAGCTGTTGATGTAGAGCCAAACGCAAATGATGAGCCTCCAGTACCAGCAAGTGGGAGTCCAAAACCACCATATGTGGTTCCTAAACCAGTAGATGAGGGGGCAGAACCAG carries:
- the LOC116723214 gene encoding protein mono-ADP-ribosyltransferase PARP4-like isoform X2; amino-acid sequence: MMPCLFIMRAPDPEEQKLKWIKIFQLQQADGYWELTVELGKLVNVNVDAFANVFLKNKGIHSLGAKANTGIRRLVATLLVLQLMREEELEEGKLLQSLFNLKEPTGSRSERWQQVKKAVDWVRWADREYPCACSRLEFGWSWESSTRQLLGFERFPPFSPLISLELQKTAAPLAIH